A single region of the Gephyromycinifex aptenodytis genome encodes:
- the metG gene encoding methionine--tRNA ligase, whose protein sequence is MHVLSAVAWPYANGPRHIGHVAGFGVPSDVFSRYMRMAGHQVLMVSGTDEHGTPILVAADAAGVQAQDLADENNRIIVEDLVNLGLSYDLFTRTTTRNHYAVVQELFRVVHANGYMVEQTTHGAISPSTGRTLPDRYIEGTCPICGATDARGDQCDTCGNQLDPTDLINPVSRINGETPKFVESQHFFLDLPALAESLGAWLDEREADGSWRPNVIRFSKGLLADMRPRAMTRDIDWGIPIPLDGWRDQPTKRLYVWFDAVIGYLSASIEWARRTGDPERWREWWTPGKADDGQVSYYFQGKDNITFHSQIWPAELLGYMGKGASGGEPGVYGELNLPTEVVASEFMTMEGKQFSSSRGVVIYVRDMLSRYQPDALRYFICAAGPETQDSDFTWSEFVTRTNSELVAGWGNLVNRTAAMIAKNFGQIPPLGPTEAIDEEILAAVRGGFDTVGGLIERHRQRQAIGEAMRLVGEVNGYVSRTEPFKLKGEDQRERLGTILHVLAQCVSDLNLILSPFLPHASNRIDAVFGGTGELTPMPRIEEVEDFDVDVEGLPESVPQARSYPVITGDYSGFPAWKSRPVTPGTPVSKPSGVFVKLDPDVVAAELERLRGDSPGAEPAAESGS, encoded by the coding sequence ATGCATGTGCTTTCCGCTGTCGCCTGGCCTTACGCCAATGGACCCCGTCATATCGGCCACGTCGCCGGATTCGGCGTCCCCTCCGATGTTTTCAGCCGCTACATGCGGATGGCGGGGCATCAGGTGCTGATGGTCAGCGGCACCGATGAGCACGGCACCCCCATTCTCGTCGCGGCCGACGCCGCGGGTGTTCAGGCTCAGGATCTCGCCGACGAGAACAACCGCATCATCGTCGAGGACCTGGTCAACCTCGGCTTGAGCTATGACCTGTTCACCCGCACTACGACCCGCAACCACTACGCAGTGGTGCAGGAACTGTTCCGGGTCGTGCACGCGAACGGTTACATGGTCGAGCAGACCACGCACGGCGCCATCAGCCCGAGCACCGGGCGCACGCTGCCGGACCGCTACATCGAGGGGACCTGCCCGATCTGCGGCGCCACCGACGCCCGCGGCGACCAGTGCGACACCTGCGGCAACCAGCTCGACCCCACAGACCTCATCAACCCGGTGAGCCGGATCAACGGTGAGACCCCGAAGTTCGTCGAGAGCCAGCACTTCTTCCTCGACCTACCGGCGCTGGCCGAAAGCCTGGGTGCCTGGCTGGACGAACGCGAGGCTGACGGTTCGTGGCGCCCGAACGTCATCCGATTCAGCAAGGGCCTGCTGGCAGATATGCGCCCGCGCGCCATGACTCGCGACATCGACTGGGGGATCCCGATCCCCTTGGACGGTTGGCGTGACCAGCCGACCAAGCGGTTGTACGTGTGGTTCGACGCGGTGATCGGTTACCTGTCCGCCTCCATCGAGTGGGCACGGCGCACCGGGGACCCGGAACGCTGGCGAGAGTGGTGGACCCCCGGCAAGGCCGACGACGGCCAGGTGTCCTACTACTTCCAGGGCAAGGACAACATCACCTTCCACTCCCAGATCTGGCCGGCGGAGTTGCTCGGCTACATGGGCAAGGGCGCCTCGGGCGGCGAGCCCGGCGTCTACGGCGAGCTCAACCTGCCCACCGAGGTGGTGGCGAGCGAGTTCATGACGATGGAGGGTAAGCAGTTCTCCTCCAGTCGCGGCGTGGTCATCTACGTCCGAGACATGCTCAGCCGCTACCAGCCGGACGCGCTGCGCTACTTCATCTGTGCCGCTGGGCCGGAAACCCAGGACAGTGACTTCACCTGGTCTGAGTTCGTGACTCGAACGAACTCAGAGTTGGTCGCCGGGTGGGGCAACCTGGTCAACCGAACCGCAGCGATGATCGCCAAGAACTTCGGCCAGATCCCGCCGCTGGGCCCGACGGAAGCCATCGACGAGGAAATCCTGGCCGCGGTGCGCGGCGGGTTCGACACCGTAGGTGGGTTGATCGAACGCCACCGACAGCGCCAGGCGATTGGTGAGGCGATGCGGCTGGTCGGGGAGGTCAACGGCTATGTGAGCCGCACGGAGCCCTTCAAGCTCAAGGGGGAAGACCAACGGGAACGGCTGGGGACGATCCTGCACGTGCTCGCGCAATGTGTCAGCGACCTCAACCTCATCCTGAGCCCCTTCCTGCCGCACGCCTCCAACCGCATCGACGCGGTTTTCGGTGGCACCGGTGAACTGACGCCGATGCCGCGCATCGAAGAGGTCGAGGATTTCGACGTCGACGTCGAGGGTCTGCCGGAGTCGGTTCCCCAGGCGCGTTCCTATCCGGTCATCACCGGTGACTATTCGGGCTTCCCCGCCTGGAAGTCCCGGCCGGTGACTCCCGGAACGCCGGTCAGCAAGCCCAGCGGAGTCTTCGTCAAGCTCGACCCCGACGTGGTCGCAGCCGAACTAGAGCGCTTGCGTGGCGACAGCCCCGGAGCTGAACCGGCCGCCGAGTCGGGATCGTGA